A window of Streptomyces broussonetiae genomic DNA:
ACGAGTTGCGGCGGGCCATCGACCGCGAGGAGTACACGGTCGGCAGCCGACTGCCCTCGGAGGCGGAACTCGCGACGCACTACGGCGTCTCACGAGGCACGGTCCGTCAGGCCGTCGCGACCCTGACCGCCGAGGGGCTGATCGGCTCCCGCCAGGGCGCCCGGCGCGTGGTGCTCGCCAGCCGCCGCAGCCAGAGCTTCGAGGAACTGCGCAGCTTCGCCCAGTGGGCCCGCGCGATGGGCCGCGAGGCCACGGGCCACGTGGTGACGCAGGAGTACCGCCCGGCGACCCACGAGGACGCAGTGCGTCTCCAACTCCCCATCGGCACACAGGTGTTGCACGTGCTCCGGGTGCGCGGCCTGGACGGCGAGCCGGTGCTGCTGGAGCGCACGGTGTACGCCGACTGGATCTCCCCGGCGGTCGAGTCGATCGAGCCGGACTGCCCCTCGGTCACCCAACGCCTCTTCGACGACACGGGATTGGTCTTCGCCTACGGCGAGCACATCATCGACGCGGTGGCGGCGGGCGCCCAGGACTCCGAGCTGCTGGGCATCCGCCGTACCAGTCCGCTGCTGCGGGTGCGCCGGGTGACGACGACACGCGAGGGGCGCCCGGTGGAATGGTCGGACGACCGCTACCGCTCGGACGCGGTGAGCTTCGCCGTACGCAACTCGATCGGGAACAACGCGCTGGCACGGAAGACGGCGGAGTAGCCCCGCCCTTGCCGTGGGGACAAGGCGACCGGAAAAAGGGCGGCTGCGCAGCAATCAGACCCGCTCGAAGGTGCCGTACACGGCCGCCCTCGCAATGGCGTGGGTGAACAGGAGGAAGTCCAGACAGGCAGGGGTCGATGTCCCGGACACGTTCAGTTCCTCCACGCCGACGGCATGGACGACGAGAAAGTGTGGGCACATCGGGGTCGGACATCGCCACCGTGAAACTCTGTGTCTCCTCGGGAAGCCCGACCAGCTCAGCTGCGGTGAGATGTCCGACCCGCCTGCTCCCAGGATGCCGCTCACCTGCTCGCGGGCCAGTTGCTCGCCCCGGGCCACGGACTGCGAGGTCAACGAGAAGGTCCGTATCGGCGGCAGGAAATCGTAGGGGCCACAGGGTTTGATCACGGCAGTCCTCTGGAACTCCGGACCGGTCGGTTTACTTACCCGGACAGACCTCCGCACCCGCAGAAGAAAACGTGGCGCCGAAATCCTGTTCCCGTTCCACGGGACGATGCGCACAGGCCCCGGTCGGGTACCGGTTGCAGGGGCCAAGGTGCCCGCTCACACTTGATGGGCACGCGAAAACCGGTGGCCCCGTGCCCGTTCCGGGGCAACCTCTTTCACAGGAGCGCCCCATGGCCAAGATCCTTTGTGTGCTCACCGGCGCGAGCTATTGGACCCTGAAGGACGGACACCGGCATCCCACCGGCTACTGGGCCGAGGAGTTCGTGGCGCCCTACAGCGTGTTCACCGACGCCGGACACGAGGTCACCGTGGCAACTCCCGGTGGGGTCGTGCCCGTTGTGGACACCATGAGCCTGAGGCCCGGCATGGCGGGCGGCGAGGAGAACGCCCTGCGGGAGGAGGCCGTCATCGAGGTCGCGGACGAACTGCGGCACCCCATCTCCCTCCAGGAAGTGCGCCTGGAGGACTACGACGCGGTCTACTACCCCGGCGGTCACGGCCCGATGGAGGACCTCTCGGTCGACCCCGACTCCGGGGCACTCCTGCGGGAGGCACTCGCCTCCGGCCGTCCGCTCGGCATCGTCTGCCACGCCCCGGCCGCTCTCCTCGCCACCCGTGACGCAAAGGGCGACACGCCGTTCGCGAACTACCGGGTGACGGGTTTCTGCAACGAGGAGGAGGCCGGTGTCGGTTTCGCCGACAAGGCCAAGTGGCTGCTGGAGGACGAGCTGAAGGAGCTGCCCACCCAGTATTCGCGGGGTCCCGCCTGGGAGCCCTACACGGTCGTGGACCGCAACCTCTTCACCGGGCAGAACCCCGCGTCCTCGGCCCCTCTCGCGAAGGAACTCGTCGAAGCTCTGTAATCGTCGTTCGCAGTGATCGTCGTTCGCACGTCATTCGAAGACGACGACCTGGCATCCGACGACATCGCCGCGGCCCAGGGCCTCGAGGTTCTCGTTGATGTCTTCGAGCCCGACCTTGGTCACGCTGTGTTTGACGAGGCCGTCCTGGACTGCGTCGGCAGCGAGGCGTCCATCTCCATGGGGTTCGATCTGCTGGGCCCGGAAGGCGCACTGGCGGCCGTCGGGCTCATGAGCGACCGCGTCGAGCACCGCCAGTTCCCCTTCGTGGGAATGGAGTTGTCCTACCTCGGTTCTGCTGTCCGTGCGCGAAGGCCACCACGCTCGCACCGCCGCCGAGCAGCTTCGCGCACTGGACCGCGTAGCTTCCCGGCCCGCCGATGCCCGTGACCGCGGCGGTCCGACCGGGACCCGGTTTGCCTGCGTCCCGCAGCTTCCTCATCCCCCGGTACGGGGTCATGCCCGCGTCGGTCATGGGGGCGAGGTGTTCAGGTGCTTTCGCGGCCTCCCCCGAGACCGGGATCGCATGGCGGCACTCGACGGCCATGTACTCGGCGAAGCCTCCGGGAGGGCCGAAACCCACCCACCTGCCGTTGCCGCTGCACAGCCGTTCGTTGCCCTCGCGACACTGCCGGCACGTGCCGTCTCCCCAGCCGGGATTGACCACGACCATGTCGCCCTCCGAGTAGCCCACCGCCGAGGGCACGGCGCTGCCCAGTGCCGCCACTCGGCCCGTGACCTCGGGACCGGGGATGTAGGGCAGGTCCACCGGGAACGGACCCTCGAAGTAGCCGTCGAGGAGCCGGTAGCCGCTTCGGCACATGCCCGTTGCGGCGACCTTCAGGAGAATCTCGTCCGGCCCGGGCTCGGGCACGGGAACCTCTTCGATACGAAGCGGTTCCTTGTATCCGTGCATCCGGGCCGCCTGCATCCGCGTCATGGGTGCCTCGCTCTCGCCGACAGGCCGAAAAGCGGCTCGGGCAGTGCGACAGGGCAGGAAACGGTCCCGGCGCCGGTCCCCACGGCCGCCGCTCAGGACCTCGGCATGGTGCCGCGCCTACGCGGGACACGCATGCGGGTGCGGTGCTCGGTGCTCGTCGGGTGAGACCGGTTCGGCCGCCTCGTCCCGGCTGACGAACTGCGCTTCCACTCCGCCGAAGGCCCCGCGTTCCTGTGGTACCCGGAGGGCAACGCCGAACGCGTGGGCACACAGCAGACATTCGTCACGTGCCGACCGATCGGCGTGGTGCTCGCGGTGATGCCCTGGGAAGAGGTCGTCCTCGAACTCGTAGTCCCCGGGCAGGTCGGGGAACTGCCCTTAACCCGGCGCCCCGGACGAAAAGCGCCGCAGCAACGGCGACAGCACCAGTACCGACTTGGTCCGTTCCACGAACGGCTCCCCGGCGATCCGTTCCAGCACCCGTTCGAAGTGACGCATGTCGGAGGCGAAGACCTGGGCGATCGCGTCCGCGTCGCCGGTGACGGTCGACGCGGCCACGACCTCCTGGTAGCGCTCCAGGCCCCGCTGAATGGTCTCCGGCGAGGTGTTGCGCCGGCAGTGGATCTCGATGAACCCCTCGGTCTCCCAGCCGAGCGCCGCCGGGTCCACCCGGACGGTGAATCCGGTGATGGCTCCGGTGGCCCGCAGCCGGTCCACGCGCCGCTTCACGGCGGGCGCGGACAGTCCGACCAGCTGCCCGATGTCCGCGTAGGAGCGGCGGGCGTCCTCGGCGAGGGCGTGCACGATGCGTTCGTCGAGATCGTTCAGCACAGGGGGTGGTTCACTTCTTCGGTTCGGTCACTTCTCTGCCGTCACCACGAGGTCCTCACCGGTCGCGAGACGGGAACGGCGATAGCCGTATACGAAGTAGAACACGAGCCCGACGGCCATCCAGACACCGAACACGATCCAGGTCACCTCGGACAGGCTGCCCATCATCCAGATGCAGAAGAAGAAGCCCAGCGCGGGCAGCACCGGCGACAGCGGCACACGGAAGGTGCGGTGCATGTTCGGGCGGGTCCGGCGCAGCACGACCACGGCCACGTTGACCAGCGCGAAGGCGAACAGCGTGCCGATGCTGGTGGCGTCCGCCAGCTGGCCCAGCGGGATGGCGGCGGCAAGGACACCGCAGAACACCGACACGATGATCGTGTTGGCGCGCGGCGCGCCGGTCTTCGGGTGGACCCTGGCGAAGATCTTGGGCACCAGGCCGTCGCGGGCCATCGCGAACAGGATGCGGGTCTGGCCGTAGAGCACGGTCAGCACGACGCTGGCGATGGCGATGACCGCGCAGAACGCGAGCAGGGTGCCCCAGAAGCTCTGCCCGGTGACGTCCGTCATGATCTGCGCGAGCGCGGCCTCGGAGTCCTTGAACTTCTTCCACGGCCAGGCGCCCACAGCGACGGCCGCGACGAGGACGTACAGCCCGGTCACGATGACCAGGGACAGCATGATCGCGCGGGGCAGGTCGCGCTGGGCGTTCTTCGCCTCCTCACCGGCCGTGGAGGCGGCGTCGAAGCCGATGTACGAGAAGAACAGCGTGGCACCGGCCGCGCTGACGCCCGCCATGCCGAGCGGCATGAAGTTCGCGTAGTTGCCGGACTTGAAGCCCATGAAGCCGATGGCGCAGAAGAGGATCAGTGCGGCGATCTTCACGGACACCATGATGGTGTTGGCCCGCGCGGACTCCTTGGCGCCGCCGAGCAGGAACACCATCCCGAGCAGGACGACGATCAGGGCGGGCAGGTTGAAGATGCCGCCCTGGCCGGGCGGGGCCGACAGGGCGTCGGGGAGGGTGACACCGATGGTGCCGTCCAGCAGCTCGTTCAGGTACTGGCCCCAGCCGACGGCCACTGCGGCCACCGACACGCCGTACTCCAGCAGCAGACACCAGCCACAGACCCAGGCGATCAACTCACCCATCGTTGCGTATGCGTACGAGTACGAGGAGCCGGAGACCGGGATGGTGCCCGCCAGCTCGGCGTAGGACAGAGCCGAGAACAGTGCGGTGAGACCGGCGATCACGAAGGAGAGGACCACGGCCGGACCGGCTTTGGGGACGGCCTCGCCGAGGACGACGAAGATGCCGGTGCCAAGCGTGGCACCAATGCTGATCATGGTCAGCTGCCACAGCCCGAGGGAGCGCCGCAGCGCGCCTCCCTCACCCTGGCCGCCCTCCGCGACCAGGCGTTCCACGGGTTTGCGCCGCATGAGGCGCGCGGCGACACCCGGGGACGCGGGGGTGGTCGCAGTGCGGTCGTGCGGGGGTGCGCCTTGGTCGAGCACGCGCTGGCTCCTTATCGCTGCCGGTCATTGCGGACGGGGACCGGGGGCAGCCCTGCGAGGGCAGGAACCCACCGAGCGGGGTCCCCGCCACGCCACGTACAGACGAGCACCCTATGAGCCAGGCCTTCACGGGCGTAATGCAGCAACCTTGCGCGTCCCCGGGTGATCATTGCGTTCATCGGACCGGAATGACAAATCGTTGCGCGTGGGCTGTCGACCGTTGCACTGCGACCTCGGATGCACCTGCGCCCTCACAAATGAGTGGATGGCTTCCGGTGAGTGGAGGGCTTCCGGGCAGCGGGAGACGGCGCTCGTGCTGCGCGGGGCCGGGACGCCCGAAACGCCGACGGCCCCCGCCCTTCCCGGGTGGCGGGAAGGACGGGGGCCGTCGTGGACGACGTGCCGCGGGTCAGCTCCAGCTGGCGTGCAGCGGCTTGCCCTCGGCGTAGCCGGCGGCGCTCTGGATGCCGACGATGGCCTTCTCGGCGAACTCCTCCAGGGAGCCGGCACCGGCATAGGTGCAGGAGGAGCGGACGCCCGCGATGATCGAGTCGATCAGGTCCTCGACGCCCGGGCGGGCCGGGTCGAGGAACATCCGGGAGGTGGAGATGCCCTCCTCGAACAGCGCCTTGCGGGCGCGGTCGTAGGCCGACTCCTCGGACGTACGGTTGGCCACGGCGCGCGCGGACGCCATGCCGAAGGACTCCTTGTAGGCGCGGCCGTTCGCATCGTGCTGGAGGTCGCCCGGCGACTCGTACGTACCGGCGAACCAGGAGCCGACCATCACGTTGGACGCGCCGGCCGCGAGGGCCATGGCCACGTCGCGCGGGTGCCGGACACCGCCGTCGGCCCACACGTGCTTGCCGTACTTCTTGGCCTCGGCGGCGCACTCCAGCACCGCGGAGAACTGCGGCCGGCCCACACCGGTCATCATGCGGGTGGTGCACATGGCGCCGGGGCCCACACCGACCTTGATGATGTCCGCACCGGCGTCGATCAGGTCCTTGACGCCCTCGGCGGAGACGATGTTGCCCGCGACGATCGGCACCTGCGGATCGAGGGCGCGCACCAGCTTGACGGCGCTGATCATCGACTCCTGGTGGCCGTGCGCGGTGTCGATGACGAGCGTGTCCACGCCCGCG
This region includes:
- a CDS encoding GntR family transcriptional regulator, which translates into the protein MTARHEEIADELRRAIDREEYTVGSRLPSEAELATHYGVSRGTVRQAVATLTAEGLIGSRQGARRVVLASRRSQSFEELRSFAQWARAMGREATGHVVTQEYRPATHEDAVRLQLPIGTQVLHVLRVRGLDGEPVLLERTVYADWISPAVESIEPDCPSVTQRLFDDTGLVFAYGEHIIDAVAAGAQDSELLGIRRTSPLLRVRRVTTTREGRPVEWSDDRYRSDAVSFAVRNSIGNNALARKTAE
- a CDS encoding type 1 glutamine amidotransferase domain-containing protein → MAKILCVLTGASYWTLKDGHRHPTGYWAEEFVAPYSVFTDAGHEVTVATPGGVVPVVDTMSLRPGMAGGEENALREEAVIEVADELRHPISLQEVRLEDYDAVYYPGGHGPMEDLSVDPDSGALLREALASGRPLGIVCHAPAALLATRDAKGDTPFANYRVTGFCNEEEAGVGFADKAKWLLEDELKELPTQYSRGPAWEPYTVVDRNLFTGQNPASSAPLAKELVEAL
- a CDS encoding alcohol dehydrogenase catalytic domain-containing protein, coding for MTRMQAARMHGYKEPLRIEEVPVPEPGPDEILLKVAATGMCRSGYRLLDGYFEGPFPVDLPYIPGPEVTGRVAALGSAVPSAVGYSEGDMVVVNPGWGDGTCRQCREGNERLCSGNGRWVGFGPPGGFAEYMAVECRHAIPVSGEAAKAPEHLAPMTDAGMTPYRGMRKLRDAGKPGPGRTAAVTGIGGPGSYAVQCAKLLGGGASVVAFAHGQQNRGRTTPFPRRGTGGARRGRS
- a CDS encoding Lrp/AsnC family transcriptional regulator, with translation MLNDLDERIVHALAEDARRSYADIGQLVGLSAPAVKRRVDRLRATGAITGFTVRVDPAALGWETEGFIEIHCRRNTSPETIQRGLERYQEVVAASTVTGDADAIAQVFASDMRHFERVLERIAGEPFVERTKSVLVLSPLLRRFSSGAPG
- a CDS encoding amino acid permease; this encodes MLDQGAPPHDRTATTPASPGVAARLMRRKPVERLVAEGGQGEGGALRRSLGLWQLTMISIGATLGTGIFVVLGEAVPKAGPAVVLSFVIAGLTALFSALSYAELAGTIPVSGSSYSYAYATMGELIAWVCGWCLLLEYGVSVAAVAVGWGQYLNELLDGTIGVTLPDALSAPPGQGGIFNLPALIVVLLGMVFLLGGAKESARANTIMVSVKIAALILFCAIGFMGFKSGNYANFMPLGMAGVSAAGATLFFSYIGFDAASTAGEEAKNAQRDLPRAIMLSLVIVTGLYVLVAAVAVGAWPWKKFKDSEAALAQIMTDVTGQSFWGTLLAFCAVIAIASVVLTVLYGQTRILFAMARDGLVPKIFARVHPKTGAPRANTIIVSVFCGVLAAAIPLGQLADATSIGTLFAFALVNVAVVVLRRTRPNMHRTFRVPLSPVLPALGFFFCIWMMGSLSEVTWIVFGVWMAVGLVFYFVYGYRRSRLATGEDLVVTAEK
- a CDS encoding GuaB1 family IMP dehydrogenase-related protein; the encoded protein is MRFLNDIQPAYDLTYDDVFMVPSRSAVGSRQGVDLSSPDGTGTTIPLVVANMTAIAGRRMAETMARRGGLVVIPQDIPIDVVTDVVSWVKGRHLVLDTPIVLAPHQTVADALALLPKRAHNAGVVVDENHRPVGVVTDQDLTGVDRFTQLEVVMSRDLLLLDADIDPREAFNRLDGANRRYAPAVDKDGRLAGILTRKGALRATLYTPAVDANGKLRIAAAVGINGDVAGKAKQLLDAGVDTLVIDTAHGHQESMISAVKLVRALDPQVPIVAGNIVSAEGVKDLIDAGADIIKVGVGPGAMCTTRMMTGVGRPQFSAVLECAAEAKKYGKHVWADGGVRHPRDVAMALAAGASNVMVGSWFAGTYESPGDLQHDANGRAYKESFGMASARAVANRTSEESAYDRARKALFEEGISTSRMFLDPARPGVEDLIDSIIAGVRSSCTYAGAGSLEEFAEKAIVGIQSAAGYAEGKPLHASWS